In the genome of Thermosphaera aggregans DSM 11486, one region contains:
- a CDS encoding signal peptidase I, giving the protein MFSTYLIFSTIRIDKSKIKQYTWMVEVAFSILLVVIVLNPAILSSLTGSQAPMAVVKGESMLPVLREGDIVFTYKPNPSEIRIGDVIVYKTYTNKLIIHRVVEVRIVDGKYYYVTRGDNNPGPDIIYFDVVNHRPLGVSYDRVVGKVLSVDGFIVKIPYLGYISLWFQEIRSSIT; this is encoded by the coding sequence TTGTTCTCGACATATCTGATATTCTCAACGATAAGGATTGATAAGTCGAAGATAAAGCAGTATACATGGATGGTTGAAGTCGCTTTCTCGATCCTACTCGTAGTTATCGTTTTAAACCCAGCAATACTTTCAAGCCTCACGGGCTCTCAAGCTCCAATGGCCGTTGTTAAAGGAGAGAGCATGCTACCCGTTCTAAGAGAAGGAGATATAGTTTTCACCTACAAGCCAAACCCCTCTGAGATAAGAATAGGGGACGTGATTGTTTACAAGACTTATACAAACAAGCTGATAATTCACAGGGTTGTGGAAGTAAGAATCGTGGACGGTAAGTACTACTATGTTACACGAGGCGATAACAATCCCGGGCCTGACATTATATATTTCGATGTAGTTAATCACCGCCCATTGGGAGTTAGTTATGATAGAGTGGTTGGGAAAGTTTTAAGCGTGGACGGCTTCATCGTTAAGATACCGTATCTAGGCTATATTTCGCTTTGGTTTCAAGAAATCCGCTCCTCTATTACCTAA
- the eno gene encoding phosphopyruvate hydratase — MSYIYDESFAIKDIKARMVLDSRGNPTIQVKTVTEGLGLGIANAPSGASTGAHEAVEIRDGGKEFKGKGVSRAVENVNKVIAPALIGLDSRRQQLIDRKMIEIDGTPNKSRLGGNAIVATSLSVAKAAASTMGLPFYAYLGGYVADTLPVPMLNIINGGVHAGNKLDFQEFMIVPAGFSSFKEAIKAAVEVYADLKKILKEKYGPQAINVGDEGGYAPPIEKVRDALDILIQAIKAAGYDPWNQVVIALDAASTQFYREDKGVYVLEGTEYTREQLIDFYEKLVSEYPIVSIEDPLQEEDFEGFAEITRRLGSKVLIVGDDLFTTNPARLKKGIDLKAGNAILVKVNQVGTLSETLEVLKMAFTNGYRAVISHRSGETEDTSIADISVGVGAGLIKTGAPARGERTAKYNRLLEIEEELDNPRYPGFSALLRKP, encoded by the coding sequence ATGTCATACATATATGATGAGTCATTCGCTATAAAAGACATAAAGGCTAGAATGGTTCTCGACTCCAGGGGTAATCCAACCATACAGGTTAAGACTGTAACAGAAGGGTTGGGGTTAGGAATCGCTAACGCACCCAGCGGTGCATCGACAGGAGCTCATGAAGCGGTGGAGATACGTGATGGGGGGAAAGAGTTCAAAGGCAAGGGGGTTTCAAGAGCCGTTGAAAATGTTAACAAGGTGATTGCTCCCGCATTAATAGGATTGGATTCACGCAGGCAGCAATTAATCGATAGGAAAATGATTGAGATAGATGGAACGCCCAATAAGAGCAGGCTCGGCGGTAACGCGATAGTGGCGACCAGCCTGTCAGTTGCTAAAGCGGCTGCGTCTACGATGGGGTTGCCATTCTACGCCTACCTAGGAGGGTATGTTGCCGACACGTTGCCAGTACCTATGTTAAACATTATAAATGGAGGCGTCCATGCTGGAAATAAATTGGATTTCCAAGAGTTCATGATTGTCCCAGCGGGATTCAGTTCTTTCAAAGAAGCTATTAAAGCCGCTGTCGAAGTATATGCTGATTTAAAGAAAATTTTGAAGGAGAAATACGGCCCACAAGCCATCAACGTTGGGGACGAAGGAGGGTATGCCCCACCAATAGAAAAAGTAAGAGATGCTCTCGATATCTTAATCCAGGCGATTAAAGCAGCCGGATACGACCCTTGGAATCAGGTTGTTATAGCACTAGATGCCGCGAGCACCCAGTTCTATAGGGAGGATAAAGGAGTGTATGTTTTAGAAGGAACTGAGTACACCAGGGAGCAATTAATAGACTTCTATGAAAAACTAGTGAGTGAATACCCGATAGTCAGTATTGAAGACCCCTTACAAGAGGAAGACTTCGAAGGGTTTGCCGAGATTACGAGAAGGCTGGGGAGCAAAGTACTCATTGTCGGCGATGACCTATTCACCACGAATCCAGCAAGGTTGAAGAAAGGCATAGATTTGAAGGCTGGCAACGCCATCCTGGTCAAGGTGAACCAGGTCGGAACCTTGTCGGAAACCCTTGAAGTCTTAAAAATGGCTTTCACCAATGGATATAGGGCCGTGATTAGTCATAGGAGCGGTGAAACAGAAGACACATCCATAGCTGATATCTCGGTAGGAGTGGGTGCAGGGCTTATCAAGACCGGGGCTCCTGCTAGAGGGGAGAGAACAGCTAAATACAACCGCCTACTCGAGATAGAAGAGGAGCTGGATAATCCCCGGTATCCGGGATTCAGCGCTTTATTGAGAAAGCCGTGA
- a CDS encoding CdvA-like protein: MMGVKVENIDEFLGKPVNDPYGRRIGYLISFYSDSDGNVTSLEVSIGDFEFKQFPIDRFRFENGSIILLSEWEYNAVLTENRLERLKKRIAALEQLKTNNEVPKHAYEEYKKKLDEMLIKIKEDAKAVKDMLRKRLYEIEDIVVELEKCMTNLKVSYMGGEIPEKSYKMAIDLVRKNMDVVLLEKESVKRHLERIEALETRPEDVIVKKEEGSITQESKQPMQVVVLEG; this comes from the coding sequence ATGATGGGTGTGAAGGTTGAAAACATAGATGAGTTTCTCGGTAAACCGGTTAATGACCCCTATGGGCGGAGAATAGGTTACTTGATAAGTTTCTACAGCGATTCCGACGGTAATGTTACTTCGCTAGAAGTTAGCATTGGCGATTTCGAGTTCAAACAGTTCCCAATAGACAGGTTCAGGTTTGAAAACGGCAGTATCATCCTATTGTCGGAATGGGAGTATAATGCTGTTTTAACGGAGAACAGGCTGGAGAGGTTGAAAAAGAGAATTGCAGCCTTGGAGCAGTTGAAAACAAACAACGAGGTTCCAAAACATGCCTATGAAGAGTATAAGAAGAAGCTAGACGAGATGTTGATTAAGATTAAAGAAGATGCTAAGGCCGTGAAGGACATGTTGAGGAAGAGGCTATATGAGATTGAGGACATCGTTGTCGAGCTGGAGAAATGCATGACTAATTTAAAGGTAAGCTACATGGGTGGTGAAATACCGGAGAAATCATACAAGATGGCCATCGACCTCGTGAGGAAGAACATGGATGTGGTATTGCTGGAGAAGGAGAGCGTGAAGAGGCATTTGGAGAGGATTGAAGCCCTTGAGACCCGGCCGGAGGACGTTATAGTGAAGAAAGAAGAAGGCAGTATTACCCAAGAGTCTAAGCAGCCCATGCAGGTTGTTGTTTTAGAAGGCTAG
- a CDS encoding AAA family ATPase has protein sequence MSMQYLVDKGVEYAHKAVAADKSGDYETAIKYYKVAIEFFSKYLKLYPDAAMSDWYRELIEKYKERINILSKAIDRMQKVGGEVKYSESDDIEVLTPEKRGNKKKFDDLVDLEEVKRALRRAVIYPVRTPELYPLGWPKGILLFGPPGCGKTEISLALANEINAVLINVSPATIMSKWLGDAEKNVKKVFDKAREIASNGTPVIIFIDEVDGLLQVYGNEIGGESRMRNQFLQEMDGLKEKENNRLPLFIIGATNKPWNLDIGFIRRFEKRIYVPQPNKEIRKQLFMHYVSKLKEVYPVENIDYDKLAEITEYYTPADISSIIKEVQNNIAEEINETLMSKSENKSKPERVITTEDIIKVIQTRKPSIDPNWLESYREWMERYGAL, from the coding sequence ATGAGCATGCAGTACTTGGTTGATAAAGGAGTTGAGTACGCGCATAAAGCAGTAGCTGCCGATAAAAGCGGTGACTACGAAACGGCTATTAAATATTATAAAGTCGCTATCGAGTTTTTCAGCAAGTACTTGAAGCTATATCCTGACGCCGCGATGAGTGACTGGTACAGGGAGTTGATCGAAAAGTATAAGGAACGCATAAACATTCTTTCCAAGGCTATTGACAGAATGCAAAAAGTTGGAGGGGAAGTTAAATACAGTGAGTCCGATGACATAGAGGTTTTGACCCCGGAGAAGAGGGGTAATAAGAAAAAGTTCGACGATCTGGTCGATCTTGAAGAAGTCAAGAGGGCATTGAGAAGGGCTGTTATTTACCCTGTTAGGACGCCGGAGCTCTATCCTTTAGGCTGGCCTAAGGGCATATTGTTATTTGGTCCCCCTGGCTGTGGAAAAACAGAAATATCTCTCGCGCTAGCGAACGAGATTAACGCGGTTTTAATAAACGTTAGCCCAGCGACCATCATGAGCAAGTGGCTTGGTGACGCTGAGAAAAACGTGAAAAAGGTATTCGACAAGGCACGTGAAATTGCGAGTAACGGCACTCCGGTAATAATCTTCATAGACGAGGTTGACGGGTTGCTACAAGTCTATGGAAATGAAATAGGTGGAGAAAGCAGGATGAGAAACCAGTTCCTACAGGAGATGGACGGGTTGAAGGAGAAGGAGAATAACAGGCTCCCCCTATTCATCATTGGGGCAACTAACAAGCCTTGGAACTTGGACATAGGTTTCATCAGAAGGTTTGAGAAGAGAATCTATGTGCCCCAGCCAAACAAGGAGATCAGGAAACAACTGTTCATGCACTATGTTAGCAAGCTGAAAGAAGTATACCCTGTGGAAAACATTGATTATGATAAACTGGCAGAGATAACAGAATACTACACTCCAGCAGATATTTCCAGCATAATAAAGGAGGTGCAGAACAATATAGCTGAGGAGATCAATGAGACCCTTATGAGTAAAAGCGAGAATAAGAGTAAACCAGAGAGAGTCATTACAACCGAGGACATTATAAAGGTGATCCAGACTAGAAAACCCAGCATAGACCCCAACTGGCTAGAATCCTACAGAGAATGGATGGAAAGATACGGGGCGTTGTAA
- a CDS encoding proteasome assembly chaperone family protein, whose amino-acid sequence MLGRPRRTLLFNELQIHEYYDAYATPTPKYMILCFPDVGLVSSIACRHIVMEKKLGLVGEIDSPTLLPPVSVIHESSPISPVQLYMPEDRSFLMVLSEIPLLPSSVYPFIDAISNYADELGVEYLLAVTGLAVPNRLELERPQVFVASSREEVYASVKKENIEALREGFMVGPYALLLKEGRRKGFSTVVFLVESFLDIPDPEAAALGIAALSRFAGIQVDTTKLLEEAELIKIRTRDLMMQTRKAMMDMQKQMERQMPLMYM is encoded by the coding sequence ATGCTTGGCCGACCTAGAAGAACCCTCTTGTTTAACGAGCTTCAAATACACGAATACTATGACGCATACGCGACTCCAACCCCTAAATACATGATTCTATGTTTCCCCGATGTTGGGCTCGTATCCTCCATAGCTTGCCGCCACATTGTCATGGAGAAAAAGCTGGGATTGGTTGGCGAGATAGACTCTCCAACTCTTCTACCTCCTGTTTCAGTAATTCATGAATCCTCCCCCATAAGCCCTGTTCAACTTTACATGCCGGAGGACAGGAGTTTTCTCATGGTCTTATCAGAGATACCTTTACTACCGAGTAGTGTTTACCCCTTCATTGACGCGATATCCAATTACGCCGATGAACTAGGCGTTGAATACCTTCTAGCCGTCACTGGGCTCGCAGTTCCGAATAGGCTTGAGCTGGAGAGGCCTCAAGTATTCGTTGCATCGAGCAGGGAAGAAGTCTATGCCTCTGTCAAGAAGGAGAACATTGAAGCCTTGCGTGAAGGATTTATGGTAGGGCCCTACGCTCTTCTATTGAAGGAGGGAAGGAGGAAAGGGTTTTCAACAGTAGTGTTCCTGGTTGAATCCTTCCTTGACATCCCGGATCCAGAGGCTGCCGCTTTAGGAATAGCAGCCTTAAGCAGGTTTGCAGGCATCCAGGTTGACACTACGAAGTTACTTGAGGAGGCGGAGTTGATCAAGATCAGGACGAGGGACTTAATGATGCAGACAAGGAAGGCGATGATGGATATGCAGAAACAGATGGAGCGTCAAATGCCGTTGATGTACATGTAG
- a CDS encoding Hsp20/alpha crystallin family protein, with the protein MSFHDVFDRIRKRMRDLMEEFEAEIEEELTQTYSGVIQPLYTVTEYPDRYEVVLDLPYGDLNALSVKISDSTLKIECDLVKEIKFEKWSIHRNVSFKRYKVELKIPFDADISGAVITRDPKKHFIKVVFPKKK; encoded by the coding sequence ATGAGCTTCCACGACGTTTTCGACAGGATAAGGAAGAGGATGAGAGATTTGATGGAAGAGTTTGAAGCCGAAATAGAAGAGGAGCTGACCCAGACTTACTCAGGCGTTATTCAACCACTGTATACGGTTACAGAATATCCTGACAGGTACGAAGTAGTCTTAGACCTTCCATACGGAGACCTGAACGCATTATCGGTTAAAATCTCAGATTCTACTTTGAAAATCGAATGCGATCTTGTCAAAGAAATAAAATTCGAGAAGTGGAGTATTCACAGGAACGTTTCGTTTAAAAGATATAAGGTTGAGCTGAAAATACCTTTCGACGCAGACATTTCCGGGGCCGTCATAACTCGAGATCCTAAAAAACACTTCATCAAGGTTGTATTCCCTAAGAAGAAATAG
- the rnhB gene encoding ribonuclease HII: MRKYLIGIDEAGRGPLVGDMVVAGVMVEEKVFEELLSRISIRDSKTMTPRGRFESFLALENSSISVYLDYLSPKEIDRENLNMLTAGSIVRIIQFFNTLLSSYDERLVEVYIDEVKGVKKVVEKECSKLFGKRCKLVFESQADSKYPIVSLASIIAKVSRDLSISSNTSVHGDFGSGYPSDPRAVLWLERVYNSLEHPPPIVRKSWSILKYKAPGWFILKQRKHKTLWDFIGPKGFKNADKPPGRGEG; encoded by the coding sequence ATGAGGAAGTATCTTATCGGTATAGATGAGGCTGGAAGGGGTCCCTTAGTAGGAGATATGGTTGTAGCCGGAGTCATGGTTGAGGAGAAAGTTTTCGAGGAATTGCTTTCAAGGATTAGCATACGAGATAGTAAAACCATGACTCCCCGAGGCAGGTTTGAGTCATTCCTAGCATTGGAAAATTCAAGCATTTCAGTCTACCTAGACTACCTCTCACCGAAGGAGATTGATCGCGAGAACTTAAACATGCTTACTGCTGGGAGCATAGTTAGGATTATCCAATTCTTCAACACTCTTCTTTCAAGCTACGATGAAAGACTAGTAGAAGTCTATATTGACGAGGTAAAAGGCGTTAAAAAGGTTGTTGAGAAAGAGTGTTCGAAACTATTTGGGAAACGTTGCAAACTCGTTTTTGAAAGCCAAGCAGACTCAAAATATCCTATCGTATCTCTTGCAAGTATTATTGCAAAAGTATCGCGAGATCTTTCAATTAGCTCAAATACTAGCGTACACGGAGACTTCGGCTCAGGATACCCTTCCGACCCTAGGGCTGTCCTGTGGCTTGAAAGAGTCTATAACTCCCTCGAGCACCCGCCTCCTATTGTCAGAAAATCATGGTCAATACTAAAGTATAAAGCACCTGGTTGGTTTATTTTGAAGCAGAGAAAGCACAAGACTTTATGGGACTTTATAGGGCCCAAAGGGTTTAAAAATGCCGACAAACCTCCCGGCCGAGGCGAAGGCTAA
- a CDS encoding OBG GTPase family GTP-binding protein gives MPTNLPAEAKAKWIKVMEAKTPEEKIAAIEEFLSSVPKHKGTENLRHWASRRLAELREELEQKKRRKTGGGATFFVEKEGSAQICVIGLPNTGKSLLVNKLTGAKTVVADYEFSTTFPVPGMLRYEDVLLQLVDTPPLSPGSRVLSKIIGLARNADALLIVIDATKDVLEQFTIIKEILEEEGILLTKPRGRVVLETYRSGKSGIRVTLMGRLIDATSEDIRKLLESYKIYNAHVKIYGEVTLDDVEQAIFENVTYKPSMLFINKTDLSKPNDAVLNELRKKFTGPILTGSAKTGIGLEKIGAEIFQYLELIRIYTKAPNAPPSQKPLVLRKGATIYDVALSIHKDFIEKFQYARVWGKSSKYPGERVGLDHVVEDKDVVEIHIKG, from the coding sequence ATGCCGACAAACCTCCCGGCCGAGGCGAAGGCTAAATGGATTAAGGTGATGGAGGCTAAGACACCAGAGGAGAAGATAGCGGCTATAGAGGAGTTTTTGTCAAGCGTTCCGAAGCATAAGGGAACGGAGAATTTAAGGCATTGGGCAAGCCGTAGGCTTGCGGAGCTCCGCGAAGAGTTAGAGCAGAAGAAGAGGAGGAAAACGGGTGGAGGAGCAACCTTCTTCGTAGAGAAAGAGGGCTCTGCTCAAATTTGCGTTATAGGGTTGCCCAACACCGGGAAAAGCCTTCTAGTCAATAAATTGACTGGTGCTAAAACGGTGGTCGCAGATTACGAGTTCTCCACCACGTTTCCAGTACCAGGTATGCTAAGATATGAGGATGTTTTGCTTCAACTAGTTGACACTCCGCCTTTAAGCCCTGGGAGTAGGGTGTTGTCTAAAATTATTGGCTTAGCTAGGAATGCGGACGCGCTTTTAATCGTTATTGACGCAACCAAGGATGTGTTAGAACAGTTTACCATTATCAAGGAAATATTGGAGGAAGAGGGAATACTTTTAACCAAGCCTAGAGGAAGAGTCGTACTAGAAACATATAGGTCTGGGAAGTCCGGGATCAGGGTTACGTTAATGGGTCGCTTGATTGATGCAACGAGTGAGGATATTAGAAAACTGCTCGAGAGCTATAAGATTTACAATGCTCATGTCAAAATCTATGGTGAAGTCACCCTCGATGATGTTGAACAAGCTATTTTTGAGAATGTGACATACAAGCCATCCATGTTGTTTATCAATAAAACAGATCTTAGCAAACCCAATGATGCTGTGTTGAACGAGTTGAGGAAAAAGTTCACAGGCCCCATTTTAACCGGGTCTGCTAAGACGGGAATAGGGCTTGAAAAAATAGGGGCTGAGATCTTTCAATACTTAGAGTTGATAAGAATTTACACGAAAGCACCTAATGCTCCACCGTCGCAGAAACCGCTTGTTCTCCGTAAGGGAGCGACAATCTATGATGTTGCTCTAAGTATTCACAAGGATTTCATAGAGAAGTTTCAATACGCAAGGGTCTGGGGGAAATCTTCTAAATACCCTGGCGAGAGAGTGGGGTTAGACCACGTGGTCGAGGATAAGGACGTTGTTGAAATACATATAAAGGGTTGA
- the glmM gene encoding phosphoglucosamine mutase produces the protein MFKHSLFGTDGVRGLITELTPEFVVRLAEAIATYFPPGSRLLVGRDVRAGGEAYARIISGTLLYFGVKVYDAGLTPTPALQYAVKTLGFDGGVMVTASHNPREYNGIKVIGPDGIELDRNREKELEEIFWEGRFRSIDWKAISHSIEPYRIVNQVYVDGVVEKVDKELIASRKLRILIDPANSVGALTTPEIAKRLGVEYVVLNGSLDSRFPSRNPEPTPENIFETAQVVKSLGLALGVAHDGDADRSIFIDNLGRIQSGDRTASLLAKYLKTERGEHGKVYTAVSSSMVIEEVMKDIGVEVVWLKVGSVDIAHAMKKGGDALCGFEENGGFMYPPHQYVRDGGMTLALFLEMLARFKTTPSELYDSLPYYYSIKTKYKMGRDKALLVVERVKEEFKTERLITIDGVKVVGRDYWVLVRPSGTEPLLRVMLEARSESEAKSIFERIDKIVKEVGME, from the coding sequence TTGTTTAAGCATAGCTTGTTCGGGACTGACGGAGTACGAGGGCTGATTACAGAGTTAACACCCGAGTTCGTAGTTAGGCTTGCAGAAGCCATAGCCACGTATTTTCCCCCGGGGTCTAGGTTACTTGTGGGACGCGATGTAAGGGCTGGAGGAGAGGCTTATGCTCGCATAATCTCGGGGACGCTTCTCTATTTCGGAGTGAAAGTCTACGATGCAGGTCTTACCCCAACGCCAGCGTTACAGTATGCTGTTAAAACACTCGGGTTCGATGGGGGAGTAATGGTCACAGCCAGTCATAATCCGAGAGAGTACAATGGAATCAAAGTAATAGGCCCTGATGGAATAGAGTTGGACAGGAATAGAGAGAAAGAGTTGGAGGAGATTTTCTGGGAGGGACGTTTCAGAAGCATTGATTGGAAAGCTATTTCGCATTCCATTGAACCCTACAGGATTGTTAACCAGGTTTACGTGGACGGGGTTGTTGAAAAAGTCGACAAGGAATTAATCGCCTCTAGGAAACTCAGAATACTGATAGACCCTGCCAACAGCGTTGGCGCTTTAACCACACCGGAGATAGCTAAGAGGCTTGGGGTTGAATACGTGGTTTTGAACGGGAGCTTGGACTCGCGTTTCCCGAGTAGGAACCCTGAGCCTACCCCGGAGAATATTTTTGAAACAGCACAGGTGGTGAAGTCTTTAGGGCTTGCTCTCGGAGTCGCCCATGATGGTGACGCGGACAGGTCCATTTTTATTGATAACCTAGGTAGAATTCAATCAGGCGACAGAACCGCTTCTCTCTTGGCAAAATATCTTAAAACTGAGAGAGGCGAGCATGGAAAAGTATATACTGCAGTGTCCTCCAGCATGGTTATCGAAGAAGTTATGAAGGATATTGGCGTTGAAGTCGTCTGGCTGAAGGTCGGAAGCGTTGATATTGCTCATGCTATGAAGAAAGGCGGGGATGCATTGTGCGGATTCGAGGAAAACGGGGGCTTTATGTACCCGCCCCATCAGTATGTGAGAGACGGTGGTATGACGCTGGCCCTGTTCCTTGAGATGCTGGCAAGGTTTAAGACAACGCCGTCTGAACTATACGATTCGCTCCCATATTACTATTCAATAAAAACCAAGTATAAGATGGGAAGGGATAAGGCCCTGCTTGTTGTCGAACGCGTTAAAGAAGAATTCAAGACGGAGAGATTGATAACGATAGACGGTGTTAAGGTGGTGGGAAGGGATTACTGGGTGTTGGTGAGACCCAGTGGTACCGAGCCTTTGTTGAGAGTAATGCTCGAGGCTAGAAGCGAGAGTGAAGCCAAGAGTATATTTGAGAGGATTGACAAAATAGTGAAAGAGGTTGGCATGGAATGA
- a CDS encoding Trm112 family protein gives MMRYWGMDFIRCVHCKHHPLELIVLESEIQNVDTSNMEFPLCKTYCAYLKKEVKPAEQYPCGECLKTGIKTGVLYCPNCNRWYPVRDGIVYLLADNRRKPENDKRFLQTFRDKLPGVIVEKGLPYNLSE, from the coding sequence ATGATGAGATACTGGGGCATGGATTTTATCAGGTGCGTTCACTGTAAGCACCACCCGCTTGAACTCATAGTCCTGGAGAGCGAAATACAGAATGTGGACACGTCGAACATGGAGTTCCCCCTCTGCAAAACCTACTGTGCTTACTTGAAGAAAGAGGTTAAGCCTGCGGAGCAATACCCTTGTGGCGAATGCTTGAAAACCGGTATTAAAACCGGCGTACTATACTGCCCCAATTGCAACAGATGGTATCCTGTAAGGGATGGAATAGTCTACTTACTAGCGGATAATAGGAGGAAACCTGAAAACGATAAGAGATTCCTTCAAACATTTAGAGATAAGCTTCCAGGAGTTATCGTGGAGAAAGGACTACCATATAATCTTTCCGAATGA
- a CDS encoding DUF2153 domain-containing protein gives MSDVFAGLDAWVKRQNEVKNLFEKAEINYQEADRLTLITLSRTAFQHMMRTIEAFDQWLRDPMITNHMPREMLVELWERLRKLLYDLIELDIEHTSKFSEHLKTLASEGKINPLFGFEKTEKETRRSPVQLTI, from the coding sequence ATGAGTGATGTATTTGCAGGTTTGGATGCGTGGGTTAAACGCCAGAATGAAGTGAAGAACCTGTTTGAGAAGGCTGAAATAAACTATCAGGAAGCCGACCGGCTTACATTGATCACGCTATCGAGAACCGCGTTCCAACATATGATGAGAACTATTGAAGCGTTTGACCAATGGCTCAGGGATCCAATGATAACTAATCACATGCCTCGTGAAATGCTTGTAGAATTGTGGGAGAGGTTGAGAAAACTGCTATATGATTTGATAGAACTCGATATCGAGCATACCAGCAAGTTTAGTGAGCATTTGAAAACTCTAGCTTCGGAAGGAAAGATTAACCCGTTGTTTGGTTTCGAGAAAACGGAGAAGGAGACTAGGAGGTCTCCTGTTCAATTAACTATCTGA